One Fusarium falciforme chromosome 1, complete sequence genomic window carries:
- a CDS encoding Cell division control protein, whose amino-acid sequence MARATLGKRARGIDETDEPCVVATPTKRSRRFTKTVSYNDENQDPTYSPFDDEEDDELAELPPPRTRRSPSQASTKQNPVTPSTPRHRDALSVPPTTPRHAVMSAGKLFKRLTPHTPLSPSAVQTIYHSARQLFARGAEPGQLVGRDAERKQLTEFLDRCSSSSPSGCLYVSGPPGTGKSAMITEMTQKYAEHENVRAAYVNCMSVKSSKDLYTTLLSSLGHEGDLSEAEAISALQTMFAPKTKSSTAYLVTLDEIDHILTLGLESLYRVFEWSLQKNSRLVLVGIANALDLTDRFLPRLKSKNLKPDLLPFLPYNAAQVKNIITTRLKSLMPAGGKEGYVPFIHPAAIELCSRKVSSQTGDIRKAFEICRRALDLIEAETRSKHEEEARETLLQMTPSKRPLGENINGASGGPRSVVQIMSNSLKALTAETAPRASIGHLNKITAAAFSNGTTQRLKALNLQQKAALCALVAYEKRLRAAAKMTHGCSTPAKAKLLSPTIKTLFDAYCQLCTRDSVLHPLSSSEFREVVGSLETLGLINASDGKTGSLAVPQTPSKRGRKTLAASGDERRITSCVGEKELESVAEGVGAGILKSILSGEALD is encoded by the exons ATGGCTCGAGCAACACTTGGAAAGAGAGCCCGAGGCATCGACGAAACCG ATGAGCCTTGTGTGGTTGCTACTCCTACCAAGAGAAGTCGACGCTTCACAAAGACGGTCTCATATAACGACGAGAATCAAGACCCTACATACTCCCCcttcgacgatgaggaagacgatgaaCTCGCtgagcttcctcctccccgaACACGACGATCTCCCTCTCAAGCATCGACAAAGCAAAACCCCGTCACACCTTCCACTCCACGACATCGCGATGCTCTCTCGGTGCCCCCTACGACGCCCCGACACGCCGTCATGTCGGCTGGCAAACTCTTCAAGCGACTGACACCGCACACACCTCTGTCGCCCAGCGCAGTCCAGACCATTTACCACTCGGCTCGACAACTATTCGCCCGCGGTGCTGAGCCTGGCCAGCTTGTTGGCCGAGATGCTGAGCGCAAACAGCTGACCGAGTTCCTCGACCGATGTTCATCTTCAAGCCCCAGCGGCTGCCTTTACGTTAGCGGGCCACCAGGCACCGGCAAGAGCGCCATGATCACAGAGATGACTCAAAAGTATGCCGAACACGAGAATGTGCGAGCTGCCTACGTCAACTGTATGAGCGTCAAGTCCTCCAAGGATCTGTACACCACCCTGCTTAGCTCGCTGGGCCACGAAGGTGACTtgtccgaggccgaggccatctcGGCTTTGCAAACAATGTTTGCCCCCAAAACAAAATCGAGCACTGCCTACCTTGTGACTCTTGATGAGATCGATCACATTCTTACTCTGGGTCTGGAGAGTCTTTACCGGGTCTTTGAGTGGTCACTGCAGAAGAACTCTCGGCTTGTTCTGGTCGGCATTGCCAATGCCTTGGATTTGACCGACCGGTTTCTGCCCCggctcaagtccaagaacCTCAAGCCCGATCTCTTGCCTTTCCTCCCCTACAATGCGGCCCAGGTCAagaacatcatcaccacacGGCTCAAGTCTCTGATGCCTGCCGGTGGCAAGGAGGGATATGTCCCGTTTATTCACCCTGCTGCCATTGAGCTTTGCTCTCGCAAGGTCTCGAGCCAAACTGGAGACATTCGCAAGGCTTTTGAGATTTGCCGCCGAGCACTGGATCTGATCGAGGCCGAGACTCGATCAAAgcatgaggaggaggctcgaGAGACACTACTGCAAATGACGCCTTCCAAGCGACCCTTGGGAGAGAACATCAACGGAGCTTCGGGTGGTCCGAGAAGCGTGGTTCAGATAATGTCGAACTCACTAAAGGCACTCACCGCAGAGACGGCACCACGAGCGTCCATTGGGCACCTCAACAAGATCACCGCTGCCGCTTTTAGCAACGGCACAACACAACGACTCAAGGCCTTGAACCTACAGCAGAAGGCAGCCCTGTGTGCTCTTGTGGCTTATGAGAAACGGCTTCGAGCAGCAGCCAAGATGACCCATGGTTGCTCTACCCCAGCCAAGGCAAAGCTGTTGTCACCAACCATCAAGACTCTTTTCGACGCATACTGCCAACTGTGCACCCGAGATTCGGTCCTTCACCCCCTGTCCAGCTCCGAGTTTCGAGAGGTTGTGGGCAGCTTGGAAACTCTTGGGTTGATCAACGCATCGGATGGAAAGACCGGCAGTCTTGCGGTGCCACAGACACCTAGCAAGAGAGGTCGAAAGACCCTGGCTGCGTCTGGAGATGAGCGAAGAATCACCAGCTGTGTTGGAGAGAAGGAGCTTGAGTCTGTTGCTGAGGGTGTTGGCGCAGGAATCCTGAAGAGCATCTTGAGTGGAGAGGCATTGGATTAG
- a CDS encoding Arrestin-C domain-containing protein, whose product MPSAPHLGMGRRSKSSPSLANPTSAPDAAASNSSNVASSSPVGSAGSLTSPAPRATSPTASTSSSTRPSFLSRLSLPLSLRNRNRNVADFHIRAEEPHRRYGAGDHVRGAVVLVIVKPVRITHLTVSLHGYVRVLKDPAAVAKAQGSIVMPQNGDSARPRYHGNGLASLFQDEQVLSGEGRLEPGRYEFGFNLVFPEKGLPSSIDFERGTVSYMVTATLTRPTSIAPTSSCERKVMLVENVDIGSLQAPRPRTIFLEPISKRTRRKKSMMLDKTSAAPSEVNELGSEPDPVETPTEETREHAVDTRSPIQSDMRSEVSGESGVSGSTGVSRPDLTLSQVGTLTSAKQQAVDKKTITATIELIKGGCLPGDAVSVRVTVQHIKRVKSMTGVIVTLFRQGKIDSNPPPGLFDGSLSREDVAQMDKDEVFPRSRTGLGGLTLTSSGSTSIFRKDLDQNIAPLIIDPSTMQTSVTVTVKLPDDSFPTIKGVPGEMISFKYLVEVVVDLGGRLSNQMQTGPASRFGSYGHGNSDNYTYGPRRGANIADTSQLRHEKGVISVAIETVVGTTDTSRGRKRSRASPTSRRNRAPESDDEEATGRDSSHGDEVPHETHQNNGQLSPGGYFPSQQNGNRHPPPIPSHLPQPYSQVVPLQPPSQPPPSHPGYSHAQTNGFVHPPTAPAYIPPPEIPNQSNLSEKDRIRQAETRLLPSQPPEAGPSTSNEDENIYDAEDTPNAPHLPADSAPSAPSAPSAPDAGPSAPTEDDIEVATAPPSHAVEDKQEMERRRLMQEASAPPEFPEDMDRRNGGPWGETAPDPDPEPSAPSAPVLDDFDDDFPGYGSGAGPSGSSRHGDGEQLPAYQR is encoded by the exons ATGCCTTCGGCACCACATCTGGGAATGGGCCGTCGGTCGAAATCCTCACCGTCGCTCGCTAATCCTACCTCTGCGCCTGACGCCGCCGCATCCAACTCGTCCAACGTCGCGTCCTCGTCACCCGTCGGTTCCGCTGGCTCGTTGACATCTCCCGCCCCTCGGGCGACCTCCCCCACCGCATCCACCTCCTCTTCTACGCGCCCGAGTTTCCTGTCGCGCCTCAGCCTCCCTCTCTCGCTACGCAACCGAAATCGCAATGTCGCCGACTTCCATATCCGTGCCGAGGAGCCCCATCGCCGGTATGGCGCCGGCGACCACGTTCGCGGCGCCGTGGTACTCGTCATAGTCAAGCCAGTGCGGATCACTCACCTAACTGTGTCGCTGCATGGCTATGTGCGAGTGCTCAAGGACCCAGCTGCAGTGGCCAAAGCCCAAGGGAGTATTGTGATGCCACAGAATGGTGACTCGGCGAGACCACGGTATCACGGCAATGGGCTCGCCAGCCTCTTTCAGGATGAGCAGGTGCTGAGCGGCGAGGGAAGGCTAGAGCCGGGCAGGTACGAGTTTGGGTTCAACCTTGTATTCCCTGAGAAGGGCCTACCAAGCAGTATCGAC TTTGAGCGAGGGACTGTCTCATACATGGTTACAGCGACACTTACAAGGCCAACATCGATCGCCCCGACTTCGTCCTGCGAAAGAAAAGTGATGCTAGTGGAGAATGTAGATATAGGATCGCTACAGGCACCACGACCACGAACAATCTTTCTTGAGCCAATATCGAAACGAACCCGAAGGAAGaagtcgatgatgctggaCAAGACGTCTGCTGCCCCGTCAGAGGTCAATGAGCTTGGTTCGGAACCAGATCCTGTCGAGACGCCCACAGAAGAGACACGCGAACATGCCGTAGATACTCGAAGCCCAATCCAGAGCGACATGCGGAGCGAAGTGAGTGGAGAGAGCGGCGTGAGCGGCAGCACAGGCGTTAGCCGGCCTGACCTCACACTGTCCCAGGTTGGGACGCTGACATCAGCCAAGCAGCAGGCGGTGGACAAGAAGACTATTACGGCGACGATAGAGTTGATCAAAGGTGGTTGTTTGCCAGGCGACGCCGTATCCGTGCGGGTCACGGTTCAACATATCAAGCGTGTCAAGAGCATGACGGGTGTTATTGTGACGCTTTTCAGGCAAGGAAAGATCGACAGCAACCCACCGCCTGGCCTTTTTGACGGGTCATTGAGTCGAGAGGATGTGGCGCAAATGGACAAGGATGAAGTGTTtccaaggtcaagaaccGGCCTCGGGGGTCTCACACTAACATCATCGGGTTCGACCAGCATATTCCGCAAGGACTTGGACCAGAACATAGCGCCTCTCATCATCGACCCCAGCACCATGCAGACCTCGGTTACTGTCACTGTCAAGCTGCCCGACGACTCGTTTCCGACAATTAAGGGTGTCCCCGGGGAGATGATCAGCTTCAAGTACCTAGTCGAGGTAGTGGTTGATTTGGGTGGACGGTTATCCAACCAGATGCAGACAGGTCCGGCATCTAGATTCGGATCATATGGCCATGGAAACTCGGATAACTATACTTATGGGCCAAGAAGGGGGGCCAACATTGCGGATACTTCACAACTACGGCACGAAAAAGGAGTCATCTCAGTGGCAATAGAGACGGTCGTGGGCACCACGGACACATCAAGGGGAAGGAAAAGATCGAGAGCTTCACCGACATCACGGAGAAACCGAGCCCCTGAaagcgatgacgaggaagcaACAGGTCGAGATTCGAGTCACGGCGATGAAGTGCCCCATGAAACACATCAAAACAATGGGCAACTGTCTCCTGGTGGTTACTTTCCATCACAGCAAAACGGGAACCGCCATCCGCCGCCTATCCCTTCACATCTTCCTCAGCCATATTCACAAGTTGTGCCCTTACAACCTCCTTCGCAACCTCCGCCTTCCCATCCGGGTTATTCTCACGCGCAAACCAATGGTTTCGTTCATCCTCCAACTGCTCCCGCATATATACCTCCCCCTGAAATACCAAACCAGAGCAACCTCTCGGAGAAGGATAGAATACGGCAGGCTGAGACAAGGCTATTACCAAGTCAGCCTCCAGAGGCGGGTCCATCCACCAGCAACGAAGACGAAAACATTTACGATGCCGAGGACACACCCAATGCTCCTCATCTCCCTGCCGACTCGGCTCCAAGTGCTCCCAGCGCGCCTAGTGCCCCTGACGCAGGTCCTTCGGCGCCTACAGAAGACGACATCGAGGTGGCCACAGCACCACCATCCCATGCTGTGGAAGACAAGCAAGAGATGGAACGACGGCGATTGATGCAGGAAGCCAGCGCTCCACCAGAGTTTCCAGAGGATATGGACCGAAGGAATGGGGGACCTTGGGGCGAAACGGCCCCAGACCCAGACCCAGAACCAAGTGCGCCTAGCGCCCCGGTTCTCGATGATTTTGACGATGACTTTCCAGGATATGGATCTGGCGCTGGACCATCTGGAAGCTCACGACACGGTGACGGGGAGCAGCTGCCAGCTTACCAGCGATGa
- a CDS encoding J domain-containing protein gives MRPPVASPVVRDISRLCLRCRLRVRRASTLAPSHRPLVAVTPAPRHVAIAAAARAPATSFVQVRSVSSGGAADSSAESAPPSSAPAPPTTHYHLFPETLPDGPPPAGHFPIDVRALRREFLRLQARAHPDMHPAEDKARAEAMSARINEAYKTLANPLLRAQYLLSLRGVDVANDETLKVEEPGLLMLVLEAREEIEEAESEEDLAEPRAANDARIAQSEEVLERAFQHDDIEAAKHEAVRLRYWVNIKESLDNWERGKHIVLQH, from the coding sequence ATGCGGCCCCCCGTCGCCTCCCCGGTTGTTCGCGATATCTCTCGGCTTTGTCTCCGATGTCGACTCCGAGTTCGCCGAGCCTCGACTCTTGCGCCCTCGCATCGTCCACTCGTTGCCGTAACACCTGCGCCGCGCCATGTAGCCATCGCGGCTGCCGCACGGGCGCCGGCAACGTCGTTCGTCCAAGTCCGCTCCGTGTCCTCTGGCGGCGCTGCCGACTCCTCCGCTGAGTCCGCACCGCCGTCTTCCGCCCCGGCGCCGCCCACGACACACTACCACCTCTTCCCCGAGACGCTCCCGGACGGGCCTCCCCCAGCGGGACACTTCCCCATCGACGTGCGCGCCCTCCGGCGTGAGTTCCTCCGCCTACAGGCGCGTGCGCACCCGGATATGCACCCAGCCGAGGACAAGGCCCGCGCCGAGGCCATGTCTGCGCGCATCAACGAGGCCTATAAAACGCTCGCGAATCCTCTTTTGCGAGCTCAGTATCTACTCTCCCTGCGCGGTGTCGACGTCGCCAACGACGAGACCCTCAAGGTTGAAGAGCCAGGCCTGCTCATGCTCGTCCTCGAGGCACGCGAGGAGATCGAGGAAGCCGAGAGCGAGGAGGACCTCGCCGAGCCTCGCGCCGCAAACGACGCTCGCATCGCCCAGAGTGAGGAGGTGCTGGAGCGGGCCTTTCAGCACGATGACATAGAGGCTGCCAAGCACGAAGCGGTGCGCCTACGATACTGGGTCAATATCAAGGAGAGCCTAGATAACTGGGAGAGGGGGAAGCACATTGTGCTGCAGCATTAG
- a CDS encoding Pre-mRNA-processing ATP-dependent RNA helicase PRP5, with the protein MARLRDSRSPSPAGSSHSSRRHRKDDDRRERDRRDDGRDHRRRTRSRSPDVRRQHRNPSGLYSDDIVRDQPRYRDRDRDRDRDRGRDRDYYRRRDRSLDRRDDDYYRGGRRDHRDRDRRRSRNRYDDRNRSPDRRRNRSRDSDRDFRRRDDSRDRVRGRREGTADSLARSNREDGRNQRTPLGENGNTAASEAQKSKTNAAQAEIDKKAERLAKLEAWKKKKESASQKQKEVNPSQTRNLLAEMDKKASGASSKTVSPSVSAAASPAQTPTTASPITPYAGKFDPKAIAKKSAASRSHDASKPVLGSIGGPAEKISVPVKQASNGMVGSPPFTLNLIDEIFAASALPANRAKASGFGFVKSHAENEKLPTKRKLDLDEEDTTKRKLTKLPALPIEADDTPYADQDDDESDGDNFAENEEEAAAAARAAHERRLQAENQMDQDEDKTTTTEAQPNGDAVADNSADKAPVPEQMEVDEEDEVDPLDAFMADLKQTEVKKPAKTSKTQKVQEPEAYFSDDEYNFNKEENGDPNALLAMTAKRKKKDIPTIDYTKVEIQPIRKNFWVEPAELSQLTEAEVTDLRLELDGIKVNGKDVPKPVQKWAQCGLTRQTLDVIDNLGYEKPTPIQMQALPALMSGRDVIGVAKTGSGKTVAFLLPMFRHIKDQPPLKDTDGPIGLIMTPTRELATQIHRDCKPFLKMMGLRAVCAYGGAPIREQIAELKRGAEIIVCTPGRMIDLLAANQGRVTNLKRVTYVVLDEADRMFDMGFEPQVMKIFANMRPDKQTILFSATMPRIIDSLTKKVLKNPIEVTVGGRSVVAKEIEQIVEVRDEASKFLRVLELLGELYDRDEDARTLIFVERQEKADDLLKELMIKGYPCMSIHGGKDQVDRDSTISDFKKGVVPILIATSVAARGLDVKQLKLVINYDAPNHLEDYVHRAGRTGRAGNTGVAVTFVTPEQENCAPGIAKALEQSGQPVPERLNEMRKAHREKVKSGKAKDTSGFGGKGLDRLDQEREAARLRERKTHKAEGEEEEVKEDKKDEDDKAEKALSAIRAAASSVQAREAQKAEGGAEAKPTQTVNTNVAKDKSKDPLDKVSSAVSAINSRLGKAGQLRAGQPIDNKGPDAGAFHATLEINDFPQKARWAVTNRTNVAKILEATGTSITTKGNFYPPGKEVPAGGEPKLYILIEGDTEVVVGSALSELTRLLREGTIAAADADNRAPASGRYTIT; encoded by the coding sequence ATGGCTCGGCTGAGAGACTCGCGCTCACCAAGTCCTGCAGGCAGCTCTCACAGTTCTCGCCGTCACCGCAAAGATGACGATCGCCGGGAACGGGATCGTCGCGATGACGGGAGGGACCATCGCCGGCGCACCAGGTCGCGCAGCCCTGATGTGAGAAGACAACACCGCAACCCCAGCGGCCTTTATTCTGACGACATTGTCCGTGACCAGCCCCGATACCGCGACCGCGATCGTGATAGAGACAGAGACCGCGGCCGAGACCGGGACTATTATCGTCGCAGAGACCGCTCGCTAGACCGACGCGACGATGACTACTACCGCGGCGGACGACGAGACCATCGAGACAGAGACCGCCGGAGATCGCGAAACCGCTACGATGATAGAAATCGATCGCCCGACCGTCGACGAAACCGCAGCCGGGATAGCGATCGGGATTTCAGAAGGCGAGACGACTCCCGCGACCGTGTCCGCGGTCGACGTGAGGGTACGGCTGACTCCCTTGCTCGCAGCAACCGTGAGGATGGTCGAAATCAGAGGACCCCGCTAGGTGAAAATGGGAATACTGCTGCCAGCGAGGCCCAGAAGTCCAAGACGAATGCTGCGCAAGCCGAAATcgacaagaaggccgagcGACTGGCAAAGCTTGAGGcgtggaagaagaagaaggagagcgCCAGTCAGAAACAAAAGGAAGTAAATCCGAGTCAGACAAGAAATCTCTTGGCTGAAATGGATAAGAAGGCCAGCGGCGCATCGTCAAAGACAGTGTCTCCGTCAGTTTCTGCTGCCGCTTCACCTGCGCAAACGCCAACCACTGCATCTCCCATTACTCCTTATGCCGGAAAATTCGATCCCAAGGCCATCGCAAAGAAGTCGGCCGCGTCACGATCACACGATGCTTCCAAGCCAGTTCTGGGCTCCATTGGAGGCCCAGCCGAGAAGATTTCGGTTCCCGtaaagcaagcaagcaatggTATGGTTGGATCCCCTCCTTTCACATTGAATTTGATTGATGAGATATTTGCAGCGTCGGCCCTCCCCGCGAACCGAGCCAAAGCCAGCGGGTTTGGCTTCGTCAAGAGCCACGCAGAGAACGAGAAGCTACCCACCAAGCGCAAACTTGATTTGGACGAGGAAGACACGACAAAGAGGAAGCTTACAAAGCTCCCTGCTCTCCCTATCGAGGCTGACGATACTCCTTATGCTGAtcaggacgacgacgagtccGATGGAGACAACTTTGCCGAGAACGAAGAGGAGGCGGCCGCTGCAGCTCGCGCCGCACACGAAAGGCGACTGCAGGCGGAGAACCAGATGGACCAGGATGAGGACAAGACCACAACGACAGAAGCACAACCCAATGGAGACGCAGTTGCGGATAACTCGGCTGACAAGGCTCCGGTGCCCGAGCAgatggaggttgatgaggaggacgaagtGGATCCGCTAGACGCATTCATGGCTGATCTCAAGCAGACAGAGGTGAAGAAGCCGGCCAAGACATCAAAGACACAAAAGGTCCAGGAGCCCGAAGCTTACTTCAGTGACGACGAGTACAACTTTAACAAGGAGGAGAACGGCGACCCCAATGCTCTGTTGGCCATGACGGCCAagcgaaagaagaaggacattCCGACAATCGACTACACCAAAGTTGAGATTCAACCCATCAGGAAGAACTTCTGGGTGGAGCCGGCCGAGCTCAGTCAGCTCACAGAAGCCGAAGTTACTGATCTACGCCTGGAACTGGACGGGATCAAGGTCAATGGAAAGGATGTGCCTAAGCCAGTTCAGAAGTGGGCTCAGTGCGGTCTCACTCGACAGACTCTGGATGTCATTGACAACTTGGGGTATGAGAAGCCGACACCGATTCAGATGCAAGCTCTTCCAGCTCTGATGTCCGGTCGCGATGTCATTGGCGTGGCCAAGACAGGTTCTGGAAAGACTGTCGCTTTTCTACTTCCCATGTTCCGTCACATCAAGGATCAGCCTCCGCTGAAGGATACAGATGGTCCCATCGGGTTGATCATGACTCCTACTCGAGAACTGGCTACTCAGATTCATCGCGACTGCAAACCTTTCCTGAAGATGATGGGCCTCCGAGCTGTGTGTGCATACGGCGGTGCCCCTATCCGAGAGCAGATTGCTGAGTTGAAGCGAGGCGCTGAGATTATCGTGTGCACGCCAGGCCGCATGATTGATCTGCTTGCCGCCAATCAGGGTCGAGTCACCAACCTGAAGAGAGTCACGTATGTGGTACTTGATGAAGCTGACCGAATGTTTGACATGGGTTTTGAGCCTCAAGTCATGAAGATCTTTGCCAACATGCGACCGGACAAGCAAACGATTTTATTTTCGGCAACCATGCCTCGCATCATCGACTCGCTGACCAAGAAGGTTCTCAAGAATCCGATCGAGGTGACGGTTGGTGGACGAAGCGTTGttgccaaggagattgagcagATTGTCGAAGTTCGTGACGAAGCCAGCAAATTCTTGCGTGTTCTTGAACTTCTTGGAGAGCTGTACGACAGAGACGAGGACGCTCGCACGCTCATCTTTGTTGAGCGTCAGGAGAAGGCAGACGATCTGCTGAAGGAGCTCATGATCAAGGGCTACCCGTGTATGTCGATTCATGGAGGCAAGGACCAGGTTGATCGTGACTCGACTATCTCGGATTTCAAGAAGGGCGTTGTGCCGATCCTGATCGCAACATCGGTGGCAGCCCGCGGTCTCGATGTCAAGCAGCTCAAGCTTGTCATCAACTATGACGCGCCAAACCATCTGGAAGACTATGTTCACCGAGCAGGCCGAACAGGTCGCGCTGGCAACACCGGTGTAGCTGTCACGTTTGTGACACCGGAGCAGGAAAACTGTGCGCCGGGCATTGCCAAGGCACTCGAGCAGAGTGGACAGCCAGTACCTGAAAGGCTGAACGAGATGAGGAAGGCCCATCGTGAAAAGGTCAAGTCTGGAAAGGCCAAGGACACGTCAGGTTTCGGTGGCAAGGGTCTGGACCGTCTGGATCAGGAACGAGAAGCCGCTCGTCTCCGTGAGCGCAAGACCCACAAGGCCGagggtgaggaagaagaagtcaaggaggacaagaaggatgaggatgacaagGCAGAAAAGGCTCTCAGCGCGATCCGGGCGGCAGCATCAAGCGTTCAGGCTCGCGAGGCGCAAAAGGCCGAGGGGGGTGCGGAAGCCAAGCCTACACAGACCGTCAACACCAACGTGGCCAAGGACAAGTCCAAGGATCCGCTGGACAAGGTCAGCTCAGCGGTCAGCGCCATCAACAGCCGTCTTGGAAAGGCCGGCCAGCTTCGTGCTGGTCAACCCATCGACAACAAGGGCCCAGACGCCGGCGCGTTCCATGCTACTCTGGAAATCAACGACTTCCCTCAAAAGGCCCGATGGGCTGTCACCAACCGAACCAACGTGGCCAAGATTCTGGAGGCTACAGGCACTTCGATAACAACAAAGGGCAACTTTTACCCGCCGGGCAAGGAGGTGCCCGCAGGGGGGGAGCCGAAGCTGTACATCCTTATCGAGGGCGACACCGAGGTTGTGGTTGGTTCCGCTCTGAGCGAGCTGACACGTCTGCTGAGAGAGGGAACAATCGCGGCTGCGGATGCAGACAACAGGGCGCCGGCAAGCGGCAGATACACCATTACCTAG